Below is a genomic region from Medicago truncatula cultivar Jemalong A17 chromosome 3, MtrunA17r5.0-ANR, whole genome shotgun sequence.
gtcgtcacgttttcgtcgttcgttaattccacccaactgaatgatactctcccctcgtcgagtgttggacgtttataccaaatgtgttccaccatccttgtgtctctggggttgactccttggttgaattcagtcagtgtatccttgagacctcttaacgttacaccaaggcaccgaaccttcaacctctgaggttctccgccgttgaattgcgcatgaacgtcgatccaccccgccattgttttaaatctacacaataagaaactaaaaacaatcaatcaaaaacacATTATACATACactctaaaattcataaaaataaccctaaaattataaatcatatactcttactaaaataaaaaaatttatatcatataacataaacatcatgcaaatattttaacaacattaatcaactaacatataccctaaaatttaattataacatgtaaatctactaaaaaataataaatgtactcaaaaactaaaaaataataacatttataacaactaaaatgtaagttaatagcattataattacttacttgtgatttttttgaataaagtttgttggatttggttgtgtttGTTAGAGAGAATTTGAGAGACATTTAAAGAATTTTTGGAAGATAAGATCaataatggatgagaggagATTCTGCCAGATTTTGTAGTGCAGAagttcctcggcagttaactactgaggttttcctcggcagttaactgcagccggatttgagcaaatttcggcaattaactgccgaagaaaactGTCGtagaaaacctcggtagttaactgccgaggaaaactgaacatACTTCACAAAGTTCTCAAGTTCTCTCAAATCTTCGCCAATTCTTCTTTCACGAATTGCGAGCAAATCAACGGGACACTTATATTCTGTCAAGTTCTCTCTCGTCCCTATTTTTCCTACtctcaacttatttttatgttttatgttcataaagcaacctatatttGCACATTAAAGCAAcctatttttgcacattaaacaaagtaaaaaaaacccatgaaattaaaaataatgtcatcaaagtagaaatatacaaatatacaaatatacatatatacataactcaatgtcatcaaaagactaaaactaaaaaataaatcctaaaaaaggaaaatagtacTACTAGTCCTGATCCTGAtgatggtgcctcctcctcggcctctgggctctcctcctggtcaaaatcggcgcgatctgctccctcatatgggtcatggcctcataccactgctgaggggtcatgctcatgacctcctcctggcctaactgcgcatcagcgccactaaccatgtcataggtgtcaggcgagcttcCCGCCTCATACCGCTGCCACTgctctgcaatgatctgctcttcatttgcaggcctcggaagatctcctggaataggtggcaagatctgagggtgagacaccctagtgtaccacAGGACATAGCCATCCGCCACCCGCCATGTATCctctcctgcctgctcaccccgagcgtccgccttaagcgtgtgagtgcggaaaTCGATGAACATCTGCACAATGGAAGGCGGGGGGAGGTCCCTAACATCAGTCGGATGTCTGGGGATGGTCTGcacgtatccgtactgcctcaaaaccctctcgggcaagtgacggtacaccctacggacgccgcacataatccatccagaataccagaaaacctcctcgaagtcctggatctctctgtgctcctcgtacggcctccaacatacatcatctaactgtatacgatcgagcagtgaccgatacgtgatcccctccccatgacccttctggagcttccacctcgctgcaACCGGATAGTTTTCCAGGTAGTCAGTGTTGAGATCAACACTGAAAAACCctggaaaatgcgccaaaaaccatgcctgcacaaaccaaacaaataacatttataaattattacgcacggaaaaatataacaaaaaattaaaagttcacaaaaaaataaagttaacataaatataaaatttcagttttcttacagtgagcagtgtcacgctccccCCAAGCGCTCTGTGTCCAGGCCTACATGCATCCGCCAACTCACCGTATAGGTAGGCGAGGGTCATAGctccccaggaataattacgcatccctgcgtagccgtccgccatggtcgtcaaatatatcagctcgatgcgcttgttgcttctatcgccaaacaacaagcatccgaccAAGTACAGAAGGTAACACCGGACGCAGTATGTCTTGACCCTCTCCAGCTCCTCAACCTCCTCAGGATCCTCCGTACCCGCCAATACgttggccctaccaaggtacgaggtatagaagtccctcagcctggggtagctaatgtacccaccgtactcCTGGTTGCAGATCTTCTCAGCCTCATGCTGGGCCACACCAAGATACGTCATCAGcagtgccgctccctcatgcttgggcatcttcttcccatgggccaacatccgcccctcaataggaagatgcatgagacatgcgacatcatccaatgtcacagtcatctcccccatcGGCATGTGGAAGGTGCTGGTCTtcggatgccacctctcgcataaagtaagcagcagggcatgaggcacggAGGAGTACCCCAAGTAGACCAAGTCATGTAGCCCGCTCTGCTGAAGCgcatcccaaaaccaattctcattcccgttagggcgtccgagagtgagaatcttcgccccatgattaatcggtttaagcacgcgggtcttacgaacctgaaataatagaaaaaaaatatggatataataattaaacataaaaacacataacaatgtataacagtgtatataataattaaaaacacgtataaacaaaacaattaaacataaaaaatagaattaaaaaaataaacatataacagtgtatataataattaaaacaaacacacatttaaagaaaatattttaacataaagaaaaaccaattaaaaaaaacacatataaaagtggatataataattaaacaaacacacatttaaattaaagaaaatattttaacataaagaaaaaacaattaaaaaaaatacacttacattatttgaattataccagagtggcaacgccacatgaccggcataagagtggagcaaggacaagtcagccggtccaccaggaaagggagggtccgtaggtaacacctccggtgcagcagctgttgcaatgtcatcctcgtctcctgcatcctgctcatgtggtatatgatcctggtcatatccaCCGTCCGTCACATCATgatgtacctgatcctgatagttcaggtactccaccccagTCTGGTCAACGGgctgtgacgggtcaacaacctgtgactcctcaggctgtgtagcctgagagcttcctgagccatctcccctccgacctctacccctctttgggatgtgggcACTCTGTCTCTCCCTgcggtggctctgagtcatggcacgcctaccaccaatcatcctcgatggatcaatggggtcctgatcggccatatctacaaaaaataaaaaataaaaattaatatcattcaaccactttatcaacaaacagtaaacctaaacaaaacctacactttcacattcaacctaaacataacctaaacataaccgctttcacattaaaccactttaccaaaataaagacattgattgaacctaaacattatcatacacattatcattaacattcaaacgcaaaaaatcaaatgcattatcatacacattcaacctacactaaacataattcaatatacacattcaacctaattcaatatacactttttcaatATGCATTCAACTTAATTTAACATACACGTTTTCGAATTACAATCAAGATCGTATCCaatacctaaactaactaaataatcaataaaattgtcattgacacattttatcaaacactttgtgtgcaaagtatcaaaatattcaaaatgtgttattttgccaccaatcaaaaccacattataccctaacatcattcaatcatcaattaaaccaactacattcaattataaactacatgcactcatcaaaaattcaattcatacattaaccctaaccacatgaaaactaccatttttttaaaaaaaaatacctacccaaactaacattatgattaaaaatgagtcaaTATACTTACTTGTGTTTAAATGAAGATGATGCACTTGATTTTGCTGAAAAAACGAATTTGGAGAAGTTGGATGGTTTGGAAGAAgtttgaagaagaatgaagaaaactgagtttctgcgttctggttatgttcagatttcctcggcagttaactaccgaggttttcttcggcagttaactgccgccggtttccttAAAACTtcggtagcaaactgccgaagggcattttggtattttactcgtgtgacacagccatactatatgtgggaacagcaattctcgtGAATTATTGTTACTTTGGCGGTACTTTTGTGGCCGtacaactactttttttttttattccaatagTGCTACTGTGGAATCGTACAACTACTTCATTTCATACAAATGCGAAATGAAATGGACCAAAAAGAATAGGTGGCATTTAGCCTAGGTAAGTGAAGTTTTTTCCCAACATAGAAAAGTTGAATTTTTATCATTAGATTAAAGAGGTGTATTGATCATATCATGGTCTATCTACACATTATTCATCCTCTAGATCTAGAATTCTACACGAGAGTAAAATGATCTTCCACCCCTCTCTATTCCATTATTCCATGTCCCCCCTcacccaccaccaccatcaaaCAAAAGCATTTGCTTCCATCATCTTTGTTCTCATGCATCCAGCATCACCATGAACATCACAAACTCATAaaacaccaccaacaacaacttgTTAACCTAAACAGAATTATTCATTCCTTCAAATCCCAAAAGAGGGCTAAAccccaccaaaaaaataaagtatagaATCAACAAAAGAGGGCTCCTATtgttcataaaaaagaaaagaaaagaaaagaaaaggaggaCTCCTATTGATTAAAGTCAATTTTTGGTTCAACgagaatatataaaaatgacaattttgatcaaaagaaatataaaaattacaataaatagATGTTTAATTTACAagtatttttgttcaaaaaagaaCATGGTGTTTAATTTACAAGTATTTGTTCTGTTatactatttatatatatatatttgccattcaaaaaaaaactatttatataatatttatttataattttgctCAAGAAATAATGTATGAATATTCTTTTATGgataaaaaattcatacattattttttcatatacCATTTCTCTCTGAATCATGAATGAAATCAGTAAACGGTAATAtagtgaaatatatttaaaatcatgAAATTTGGTGTAAGgttataaagataaaaaagtaaatttgttTCAAAACCTTCCATTTTACTtgtgaatcatatatatatgtaattaaaTCACTTTCATCCCCTTTTTGAACCAAACATGTATACATATAATCATAATTCTTCCCATTCCTTCATTATAGATCCTATTTTACCCTCCCTTTCAACCATATAAATCGAAGTTGGAAATTATTAttccttctctttctcttttttcattcttttttaaaGTCTTCTCATTCTAAACTCCGAAATGTAGTCtaagagaaaatataataaatcaaatagaagataagaagattgaAATTTTCTATTGTGTATTCAACAATTATCATCAGACATGTTGGGATGACAAAACAAATATATCTATTAACATGTTTAAAGTGATGGCGAGAAGATAGACCAACtaaaaatttaaagttaaaaatcGCATATCCGTTCTTATGGTGGGTTGGCCcgtcaaatttttaaaataaatattaaaacacaatataaaaagtgtaaaaataaatcaataaagaGTATTCACTAAtatcccgtgagcttaactcagttggtaggacaatgcattattatatgcaggggtcggggttcgaaccccggacaccccacttattcactttataaggtgaattctagccactaaactacaaaaaaaaaaaaaagaatatccactaataagtcaaaaaaaatagaaattatcatTTAAACGTCCATGATTCTAGCCACtaggtgaataagtgaggtaatttttttgaaactaGAGTGATTAAATTATATGAATTTCTTGTTTCTGCTATGAGATAAATACAGgggaaaattaaatatgttcttTACGACTTAATTTCATAATATCTCTCTCCTCCTTTTTAAATTCTAGTCTTCGtcacttttcttcttttggtttATAAAAAAGTGGtgatttatgattaattttgatccaaatttattccttgaaattgtttttctttcttagtTAAATAAGTGATAAAAAGTTGATTTATAGTGATAAACAAAATCCATTACTAGTGATGTTTTTTAGTATTTAAATCAAATCTTTTGAACATGAAAGTTATGGtactttttattcaattttgtgactttttcataaaaaaaaaaaaaaaaactgatttctaatgacagaaaatctgtaaaacttttttttctttctaaggCCATGTCCAATGACCCTATTGAAAGGGTGAGTCAATATGTTGAACCATTGGAGGCAGAGTGTTGAAGATGATGTGGAGGAAAGAGGTGATGAATgccttcaacatgttgaaaggATAAGTGGGTGACACTTGACAGTTCTTTATTGGCTgtcttttttttatctcatcttaaattttaaactcaattatttcattgaaaattattttatttttaaattttttttttgccaaaattcatgattttttttttgtctataaatagagaattggttcatttgatttggacacagaaaaaaaatcaagttttcactatcttaatattatttgtgtgtcgcgtgcttagtttgttgtattacattttaagttaagaaaataaaaataaattttttaaataaattttgtttttacaaaaacaaaaaaaataaattgttaagtgttttttattttaatttatttataatcgataattgtaattttatgtaattataaaacaaaaatataaaattaaataagaataagaaataaaaagtggtggggttgggtgttgaatgaaaaatcattgaaaaaggtaaaagttgaatgagtgttgaataagagagagaaaatgatgtggagtgttgggaattgaaaaagtagatgttgaaagaaaaaaaactattgggGATGGTCTAACATTCATATTCGATCTTGTaaacatctctaaaatatatgtttgattcCAATATTTAAGGaggtaaaattaattttgatatgatTGAATGATCTTGAATGCAATTGATTTGAACTCTTGAATTGATTCTATCTTAAAACTAAACTCTTTAGCCTGTATCATTTTTCTCTACATTTAATTTCTGTCctcaaattaaattttcaaccaACTTGTAAaaaatgtatcttttttttgttacaaggcTAAAAACAAAACAGACAAAAGGAAAGAGGCTAGTGCCTCATAAAGAGGACTCCTAATTCATCCGTCCTAAGCAGAGGCAGCAGGTCCTCTGGAGGAGAAGATTGGAGAGTCAATTCAACATCGCTCGATGCTCCAATTTTAGCCATAAAGTCTGCACACTGATTTCCCTCTCTAAGTGAGTGATGAATGTTGAAATTACGAGAAACCATGATGTCTTTAATGTTTTGAATGAGAACAACATAAACATGGAAATGATTTAAATCATCTTTGATGAGGTTGACTGCAAGAAGGGAGTCTGAATAGCACGCCAATACCTCACAATTTAAGCTGATCGCCAACCTTAACCCTTGATAAAGAGTTGTGAGCTCTGCAAATAGAATGTCCTAAGAATGACTGATGTAGCCCGAATAACCTGCTATGTATGTTCATGTGTTGTCACGAAAGGCACCTCCAAAACCTGCGCGAATCGGAACACCGAGACAGTTGCCATCAACATTCAAAATAGTGCACTGACAGTTGTTATTGTTCCAGCGGATCAACCTAGGTGAAGGGGCAGCGCCTTCAACTTTACGGAAAGCATTAGTGATGAAATCTGCTAAATTGAAGATGTTATTGCTGAGCTGGAATTCTGACATGGTTGTATTGCCGAGACACATGTTGTTACGGTGCCGCCAAATCCACCATAAACCAGCAAGAAAAAGTGTTGAACGCGTGCATCTGGATCCTTCCCTCAACCAATCTGACATCGAAATGGAGGAGAAGAAAGGCTGGTAGGAGAAACCGATTTTGTTCCAAATTGCAGCAGAAAAATTACAATCCCTTAAACAGTGAAATAAAGTTTCTTCATGGACACCGCATCAAGAGCAAATTGCTGAATTTACCATGTTCCGGTGATGGAGCAATGATAAAGTGGGGACAACGTTGTGACAAGCCAACCAAAtcaagaatttgaatttttcaggTACTTTTAATCTCAAAATACAACTCCATGAATCAGTAACTTGAGTATCATGATTGTGATGAGAGATTAGCCAATCGTATCCGCTTTTAGTGGAGTAAACACCATTTTTTCGATGAGGCCAAATATAAGCACCCATACGAGATGGATTGAAATTTAACCGGGTGTTGTTGATGGTTTCTGCTATGTCTGTGGGAAGGATGGTGTAGAGAGATTGAGAGTGCTGACCATTATTTGTGATAACATCATGAACAGTGAGGTGAATATCATGAATGTCCACATATGGTACCTGAGTGCCAATAACACCAAGAGGGCTCCAATTGCTATACCAAAAAGAAGAGTTACATGAACCTGCTCTCCAAATATAACCGGTTTTTAGGACATTTTTAGCACGGATTATAGAGGACCAAGAAGGAGAGCTATTGGGACGGGCTGAAGCGTTAAAAAGGAAATTAGAGCCACTAGAATAATTGCAGGAAAGAAGATTCACCCAAAGTTTATCCGTTTTTTGCACCATATTCCAAACTAGCTTCCCTAGAAGGCAAATGTTCGCTTCTCTAGCTGCTCTAATGCCAAGACCCCCTGGATTCTTCGGACTAGCAATCTTTTTCCAATTAACAAGATGAACGCCTTTATTATTACTCCTTTTCCAAATAAAATTGCGAGTAGTTTGATCAATGTTGTCGCAAATATTTTGAGGGAACCAATTAAGCTGCATGTAGTAAGTTGGAATGGAAGATAACACTGATGAAGCAAGAGTCAGCCTCCCTGCTTTGTTGAGAAGTTTCCCTTTCCAAGATGCCAACctattttgcattttctcaatAATGAATAGAAAATCACTTCTCTTTGGCCACCCCTTAAGGATAGGGAAGCCAAGGTATTTATCATGAGAGATAGTGTTGCGGATTCCTGAGATTGCGGTGAGCTTGTGAATTTTAGCTTGTGGAGTACCTAAAGAGAAGAAGGCTCTCGATTTTGATACATATATTTTCAAACCTGAAGCTTTGTTGAACTCATCAAAAATCTCTAAAACAACCTTGAATTAGGAGCTTTTGGCTTTGATAAAAAGAAGTACGTCATCCGCAAAAAGGAGATGAGAAAAATGTGGTCATGTGTTATTGATTCTGATAGGTTCCCACTTCCTTTGATTGACATCATTGTTGATGGCTACTGAGAATTTTTCCATACAAAAGATGAAGAGATAAGAGGATCACCTTGTCGAAGACCATGAGTAGGCTTGAAATGCGGCAATTTGTTACAATTCCATAAAACAGAGAAAGTGGAAGAAGAAACACATTGCATAATAAGTTTGATGGTAATGTCTGAGAATCCAAAATCATGCAGACAATTATGAAGAAAGTCCCAGTTGACATTATCAAAA
It encodes:
- the LOC112420281 gene encoding protein MAINTENANCE OF MERISTEMS-like; the encoded protein is MPMGEMTVTLDDVACLMHLPIEGRMLAHGKKMPKHEGAALLMTYLGVAQHEAEKICNQEYGGYISYPRLRDFYTSYLGRANVLAGTEDPEEVEELERVKTYCVRCYLLYLVGCLLFGDRSNKRIELIYLTTMADGYAGMRNYSWGAMTLAYLYGELADACRPGHRALGGSVTLLTAWFLAHFPGFFSVDLNTDYLENYPVAARWKLQKGHGEGITYRSLLDRIQLDDVCWRPYEEHREIQDFEEVFWYSGWIMCGVRRVYRHLPERVLRQYGYVQTIPRHPTDVRDLPPPSIVQMFIDFRTHTLKADARGEQAGEDTWRVADGYVLWYTRVSHPQILPPIPGDLPRPANEEQIIAEQWQRYEAGSSPDTYDMVSGVAL